One genomic region from Cyclopterus lumpus isolate fCycLum1 chromosome 20, fCycLum1.pri, whole genome shotgun sequence encodes:
- the LOC117749824 gene encoding OTU domain-containing protein 1: protein MTWGVFLDPAVIFPQQPGCDGRYKGTPFKMQLYNSALTHYPRSSRKVTITLSTGSERLNGTAPSSSDARKPGFTPPGATPTTNGDPVRESASSANMPAFSCYKAMRPVYFTSTAEISIRRPDGVERTVPVHVTRGSKTKPPSPDSHSGHRLLYNDSGVIVDLIDHLRNGREELFPELVESHFFNRNNICGPRKEEGKKMVGGSREEDDAVSTCVTKAPFRSNGCDLFHKGEPVPSRAGHLKDPIKEDLRDPSGGRAAPASDESRAFELSVLQESPPQGCKEQEDSDHKVSRYLAEVEKQNKYLQERHKYRYHVIPDGNCLYRAVCKATYGDQARHGELREQTVHHIADHLEEFNPIIEGDAGVFLINAAQDGAWAGYPELLAMSQMLDVNIHLTTGGSSESPTVSTMVHYLGEEDASKVAMWLSWLSNGHYDVLLDKCLPNPEYEDWCRHSQMQRKRDEELAKSMAASLSKMYIEQNRSA from the coding sequence GGGTATTTTTAGACCCTGCGGTCATCTTTCCGCAACAGCCCGGCTGCGACGGTCGGTATAAAGGGACTCCTTTCAAAATGCAGCTGTACAACAGTGCGCTGACACACTACCCGCGGTCGTCTCGCAAAGTTACAATAACTTTATCGACCGGATCCGAGCGTTTGAACGGGACAGCGCCAAGCTCCTCTGACGCACGCAAACCGGGATTTACGCCACCGGGCGCCACTCCAACGACCAACGGGGATCCGGTGAGAGAGAGCGCTTCTTCCGCAAACATGCCTGCCTTTTCATGTTACAAAGCTATGAGGCCTGTTTACTTCACATCGACTGCTGAGATATCAATCCGCAGACCCGATGGAGTGGAGAGGACTGTGCCGGTCCACGTCACGAGGGGATCCAAGACCAAGCCCCCCTCTCCAGACTCACACAGTGGGCACAGACTGCTCTATAATGACTCTGGTGTGATTGTGGACTTGATAGATCATCTCAGAAATGGCAGAGAGGAGCTTTTTCCCGAGCTGGTGGAAAGTCACTTTTTCAACAGAAACAACATCTGTGGACCCAGAAAAGAAGAAGGCAAGAAGATGGTCGGAGGTTCACGTGAGGAGGATGATGCCGTTTCAACTTGTGTAACTAAAGCGCCCTTCAGAAGCAATGGGTGTGACTTATTTCACAAAGGGGAGCCAGTTCCCTCCAGAGCTGGTCACCTCAAAGACCCCATAAAGGAAGATTTGAGAGATCCTAGCGGTGGCAGAGCCGCTCCAGCATCGGACGAGAGTCGGGCCTTCGAGCTCAGCGTTCTGCAGGAATCTCCTCCGCAGGGATGCAAAGAGCAGGAGGACAGCGACCATAAAGTCAGCCGGTACCTGGCGGAAGTAGAGAAGCAAAACAAGTACCTCCAGGAGAGGCACAAGTACAGGTACCACGTCATTCCAGATGGCAACTGTCTGTACAGAGCGGTGTGCAAAGCCACGTACGGGGACCAGGCGAGGCACGGGGAGCTGAGGGAGCAGACGGTGCACCACATCGCCGACCACCTGGAGGAGTTCAACCCCATCATTGAAGGGGACGCGGGAGTGTTCCTGATCAACGCGGCGCAGGACGGCGCCTGGGCGGGTTACCCCGAGCTCCTCGCCATGAGCCAGATGCTGGACGTCAACATCCACCTGACGACGGGGGGGAGCTCGGAGAGCCCCACCGTCTCCACCATGGTGCACTACCTCGGGGAGGAGGACGCCTCCAAAGTGGCCATGTGGCTGAGTTGGCTGAGCAACGGGCACTACGACGTCCTCCTGGACAAGTGTCTCCCCAACCCAGAGTACGAGGACTGGTGCAGACACTCGCAGATGCAGAGGAAACGAGACGA